A genomic segment from Romeriopsis navalis LEGE 11480 encodes:
- a CDS encoding glycoside hydrolase family protein yields MNNQVRLFPDGQLVEYKADVPIRQVATHGNIQDLITALQFSRSLDFVISCDEVAPTDEILQARGGHHINHIGLKLLTTFEGCELEAYDDGVGVWTIGYGHTAGVAPGMRITQAEAEEFLRQDLELFESYVEDLVEVDLSADQFSALVCFCYNTGPGQAGFGGSTLLRLLNSGDFEGAAQQFPRWNKGDGKVMLGLTRRRLAEQALFRSQPWEFALTHDGNIATIATASTPATPPRSFQLTEPRMTGEDIRQFQIGLQNAGFDLAADGVFGSGTAAALREWQAREGWTVDGIAGPSLIAALT; encoded by the coding sequence CCAAGTTGCTACCCACGGCAATATCCAGGATTTAATCACCGCCCTTCAGTTCAGTCGATCGCTCGATTTCGTGATTAGCTGTGACGAAGTTGCCCCCACCGATGAAATTCTCCAAGCGCGTGGTGGCCATCATATCAATCATATCGGACTCAAGCTGCTCACCACGTTTGAAGGCTGCGAACTCGAGGCCTATGATGATGGCGTTGGTGTCTGGACGATCGGCTATGGCCATACCGCTGGGGTTGCACCTGGTATGCGTATCACCCAAGCCGAAGCTGAAGAATTTCTCCGTCAAGATTTAGAACTATTTGAATCCTACGTCGAAGACCTAGTCGAGGTTGATCTCAGCGCCGATCAGTTCTCTGCTCTGGTCTGCTTTTGCTATAACACGGGTCCTGGTCAAGCGGGTTTTGGCGGTTCAACGCTATTGCGATTACTGAATTCCGGTGATTTTGAAGGCGCCGCCCAACAATTTCCTCGCTGGAACAAAGGCGACGGTAAAGTCATGCTCGGCCTCACGCGTCGTCGTCTTGCTGAGCAAGCCTTATTCCGCAGTCAGCCCTGGGAGTTTGCACTGACCCATGACGGCAATATTGCCACGATCGCCACTGCCTCAACACCAGCAACACCGCCACGATCGTTCCAGCTCACCGAACCTCGCATGACTGGCGAAGATATTCGCCAATTCCAAATTGGCCTCCAAAATGCCGGATTTGACCTCGCTGCCGACGGCGTATTTGGTAGCGGCACCGCCGCTGCCCTGCGCGAATGGCAGGCCCGAGAAGGCTGGACCGTCGATGGTATTGCGGGTCCCTCCCTGATCGCTGCCCTCACCTAA